One part of the Quercus lobata isolate SW786 chromosome 7, ValleyOak3.0 Primary Assembly, whole genome shotgun sequence genome encodes these proteins:
- the LOC115953798 gene encoding ABC transporter G family member 22 isoform X2 yields MASNSMFTDVSYKVILKGMRTSEEKDILNGITGSVNPGEVLALMGPSGSGKTTLLNLLGGRLIQPTVRGSITYNDHPYSKFLKSRIGFVTQDDVLFPHLTVKETLTYAALLRLPKTLTKEQKEKRAIDVIHELGLERCQDTMIGGSFVRGVSGGERKRVSIGNEIIINPSLLFLDEPTSGLDSTTAMRTVQLLQDIAEAGKTVVTTIHQPSSRLFHKFDKLILLGKGSLLYFGKASEATVYFSSIGCSPLIAMNPAEFLLDLANGNLNDVSVPSELDDKVQMGNSDTETRNGKPSPAIVHEYLVEAYETKVADKEKKKLMDPIPLDEEVKSKVSSPKRQWGASWWEQYSILFCRGIKERRHDYFSWLRITQVLSTAFILGLLWWQSDSKSHKGLQDQAGLLFFIAVFWGFFPVFTSIFTFPQERAMLSKERAADMYRLSAYFVARTTSDLPLDLILPVLFLLVVYFMAGLRLSAGPFFLTMLTVFLCIVAAQGLGLAIGATLMDLKRATTLASVTVMTFMLAGGFFVQRVPIFISWIRYMSFNYHTYKLLLKVQYEDITPTINGMRIDNGFTEVSALVAMVFGYRLLAYLSLRRMKPQSGA; encoded by the exons ATGGCTAGCAATAGCATG TTCACAGATGTGTCATACAAGGTAATTCTCAAAGGAATGAGGACAAGTGAGGAGAAAGATATTTTAAATGGGATCACTGGTTCAGTGAATCCTGGGGAGGTTTTGGCATTGATGGGACCTTCAGGAAGTGGAAAGACAACACTTCTAAATCTACTTGGTGGCAGATTGATTCAGCCCACTGTTCGTGGTTCAATTACTTACAATGATCATCCTTATTCCAAGTTCCTAAAAAGCAG GATAGGATTTGTGACTCAAGACGATGTCCTATTTCCTCACCTTACAGTGAAGGAAACATTGACTTATGCAGCCCTGCTACGACTCCCAAAGACACTGACAAAAGAGCAAAAGGAAAAACGAGCAATAGATGTCATTCATGAGCTAGGCTTGGAGAG GTGCCAAGACACTATGATTGGTGGCTCCTTTGTTCGTGGAGTGTCAGGCggagagaggaaaagagtttcTATTGGCAATGAGATTATAATCAACCCGTCCCTTTTGTTTCTTGATGAACCAACCTCTGGCTTAGATTCTACTACTGCTATGAGAACTGTCCAGTTGTTACAAGACATTGCAGAG GCTGGAAAAACAGTGGTAACAACAATTCATCAGCCATCAAGTAGACTCTTCCACAAATTTGACAAGTTGATCCTTCTAGGGAAAGGAAGCTTGCTCTACTTTGGAAAAGCATCAGAAGCAACGGTGTATTTCTCATCTATTGGATGTTCCCCTCTAATTGCCATGAATCCAGCAGAGTTCTTGCTAGACCTCGCAAATGGAAACCTAAATGATGTCTCAGTACCATCAGAGTTGGATGACAAAGTGCAAATGGGAAATTCAGATACTGAAACAAGGAACGGGAAACCGTCTCCTGCCATAGTGCATGAG TATCTTGTGGAAGCCTATGAGACAAAAGTTGCCgacaaggaaaagaagaaacttATGGATCCTATACCCCTCGACGAAGAAGTGAAATCGAAGGTGTCTTCTCCGAAGAGACAATGGGGTGCAAGCTGGTGGGAACAGTATTCCATACTGTTCTGCAGAGGAATCAAAGAACGGCGGCATGATTATTTTAGCTGGTTAAGAATTACCCAAGTTCTCTCAACGGCATTTATCTTGGGATTACTATGGTGGCAGTCTGATAGTAAGAGCCACAAAGGCCTGCAAGATCAG GCAGGACTGCTTTTCTTCATTGCAGTCTTCTGGGGATTCTTTCCTGTCTTCACATCAATCTTCACATTCCCTCAAGAAAGAGCCATGCTAAGTAAAGAACGAGCAGCCGACATGTACAGACTAAGTGCATATTTTGTGGCTAGGACTACAAGTGACCTTCCACTTGACCTTATACTACCAGTACTGTTCCTTCTTGTTGTCTATTTCATGGCGGGATTGAGACTAAGTGCTGGTCCCTTCTTCCTAACCATGCTTACTGTCTTCCTCTGCATTGTGGCGGCTCAG GGACTTGGACTAGCTATTGGGGCTACATTAATGGACTTAAAGAGGGCAACCACTCTGGCTTCAGTAACTGTGATGACCTTCATGCTGGCTGGTGGGTTCTTTGTGCAG CGAGTTCCAATATTCATCTCTTGGATTCGCTATATGTCTTTCAACTACCACACATACAAGCTTCTTCTCAAGGTGCAGTATGAAGACATCACACCCACCATAAATGGGATGAGAATAGACAATGGCTTTACAGAAGTCAGTGCCTTGGTAGCTATGGTTTTTGGTTACCGTCTTTTGGCATATCTCTCTTTGCGGAGGATGAAGCCCCAATCTGGAGCTTAA
- the LOC115953798 gene encoding ABC transporter G family member 22 isoform X1, which yields MEKSHSSSSLVRTKSDQFLETVAAAFKSSSSDGAGAAVESGGTLSRKSSRRMMAASPGRTSSSSKNTHIRKSRSAQIKLDLDDVSSGAALSRASSASLGLSFSFTGFTMPPEDIDDSKPFSDDDIPEDLEAGTRRPKFQTEPTLPLYLKFTDVSYKVILKGMRTSEEKDILNGITGSVNPGEVLALMGPSGSGKTTLLNLLGGRLIQPTVRGSITYNDHPYSKFLKSRIGFVTQDDVLFPHLTVKETLTYAALLRLPKTLTKEQKEKRAIDVIHELGLERCQDTMIGGSFVRGVSGGERKRVSIGNEIIINPSLLFLDEPTSGLDSTTAMRTVQLLQDIAEAGKTVVTTIHQPSSRLFHKFDKLILLGKGSLLYFGKASEATVYFSSIGCSPLIAMNPAEFLLDLANGNLNDVSVPSELDDKVQMGNSDTETRNGKPSPAIVHEYLVEAYETKVADKEKKKLMDPIPLDEEVKSKVSSPKRQWGASWWEQYSILFCRGIKERRHDYFSWLRITQVLSTAFILGLLWWQSDSKSHKGLQDQAGLLFFIAVFWGFFPVFTSIFTFPQERAMLSKERAADMYRLSAYFVARTTSDLPLDLILPVLFLLVVYFMAGLRLSAGPFFLTMLTVFLCIVAAQGLGLAIGATLMDLKRATTLASVTVMTFMLAGGFFVQRVPIFISWIRYMSFNYHTYKLLLKVQYEDITPTINGMRIDNGFTEVSALVAMVFGYRLLAYLSLRRMKPQSGA from the exons ATGGAGAAGAGCCATTCATCATCAAGTTTGGTTAGGACAAAATCGGATCAATTTCTGGAGACGGTGGCGGCAGCATTTAAGTCATCATCGAGCGATGGGGCCGGGGCAGCCGTGGAGAGCGGCGGGACACTGTCGAGAAAGTCTAGTAGGCGGATGATGGCGGCATCACCAGGGCGTACTAGTAGTAGCAGCAAAAACACACACATTAGGAAGTCAAGGAGTGCCCAAATTAAGCTGGATTTGGATGATGTCAGCAGCGGCGCCGCCCTAAGCCGAGCCTCTAGTGCCAGCTTAGGCTTGTCATTCTCCTTCACCGGCTTCACCATGCCTCCTGAGGACATAGATGACTCAAAGCCGTTTAGCGACGATGATATAC CTGAGGATCTTGAAGCTGGCACACGTAGGCCGAAGTTTCAAACAGAACCAACATTGCCACTTTATCTCAAG TTCACAGATGTGTCATACAAGGTAATTCTCAAAGGAATGAGGACAAGTGAGGAGAAAGATATTTTAAATGGGATCACTGGTTCAGTGAATCCTGGGGAGGTTTTGGCATTGATGGGACCTTCAGGAAGTGGAAAGACAACACTTCTAAATCTACTTGGTGGCAGATTGATTCAGCCCACTGTTCGTGGTTCAATTACTTACAATGATCATCCTTATTCCAAGTTCCTAAAAAGCAG GATAGGATTTGTGACTCAAGACGATGTCCTATTTCCTCACCTTACAGTGAAGGAAACATTGACTTATGCAGCCCTGCTACGACTCCCAAAGACACTGACAAAAGAGCAAAAGGAAAAACGAGCAATAGATGTCATTCATGAGCTAGGCTTGGAGAG GTGCCAAGACACTATGATTGGTGGCTCCTTTGTTCGTGGAGTGTCAGGCggagagaggaaaagagtttcTATTGGCAATGAGATTATAATCAACCCGTCCCTTTTGTTTCTTGATGAACCAACCTCTGGCTTAGATTCTACTACTGCTATGAGAACTGTCCAGTTGTTACAAGACATTGCAGAG GCTGGAAAAACAGTGGTAACAACAATTCATCAGCCATCAAGTAGACTCTTCCACAAATTTGACAAGTTGATCCTTCTAGGGAAAGGAAGCTTGCTCTACTTTGGAAAAGCATCAGAAGCAACGGTGTATTTCTCATCTATTGGATGTTCCCCTCTAATTGCCATGAATCCAGCAGAGTTCTTGCTAGACCTCGCAAATGGAAACCTAAATGATGTCTCAGTACCATCAGAGTTGGATGACAAAGTGCAAATGGGAAATTCAGATACTGAAACAAGGAACGGGAAACCGTCTCCTGCCATAGTGCATGAG TATCTTGTGGAAGCCTATGAGACAAAAGTTGCCgacaaggaaaagaagaaacttATGGATCCTATACCCCTCGACGAAGAAGTGAAATCGAAGGTGTCTTCTCCGAAGAGACAATGGGGTGCAAGCTGGTGGGAACAGTATTCCATACTGTTCTGCAGAGGAATCAAAGAACGGCGGCATGATTATTTTAGCTGGTTAAGAATTACCCAAGTTCTCTCAACGGCATTTATCTTGGGATTACTATGGTGGCAGTCTGATAGTAAGAGCCACAAAGGCCTGCAAGATCAG GCAGGACTGCTTTTCTTCATTGCAGTCTTCTGGGGATTCTTTCCTGTCTTCACATCAATCTTCACATTCCCTCAAGAAAGAGCCATGCTAAGTAAAGAACGAGCAGCCGACATGTACAGACTAAGTGCATATTTTGTGGCTAGGACTACAAGTGACCTTCCACTTGACCTTATACTACCAGTACTGTTCCTTCTTGTTGTCTATTTCATGGCGGGATTGAGACTAAGTGCTGGTCCCTTCTTCCTAACCATGCTTACTGTCTTCCTCTGCATTGTGGCGGCTCAG GGACTTGGACTAGCTATTGGGGCTACATTAATGGACTTAAAGAGGGCAACCACTCTGGCTTCAGTAACTGTGATGACCTTCATGCTGGCTGGTGGGTTCTTTGTGCAG CGAGTTCCAATATTCATCTCTTGGATTCGCTATATGTCTTTCAACTACCACACATACAAGCTTCTTCTCAAGGTGCAGTATGAAGACATCACACCCACCATAAATGGGATGAGAATAGACAATGGCTTTACAGAAGTCAGTGCCTTGGTAGCTATGGTTTTTGGTTACCGTCTTTTGGCATATCTCTCTTTGCGGAGGATGAAGCCCCAATCTGGAGCTTAA
- the LOC115953799 gene encoding prolycopene isomerase, chloroplastic, whose protein sequence is MFVSHTLSMPLFGHNSQFFIHQNTTRLGTITPTNQNHKFQFFFTQNCVGLSGHKLCDLNSQFFDECYAKKSNRIRPRSQKHKLLSLRHAKTLVVNDYQPNSMELCFHSITQLGTSRPRNLESKFLSGGPLRTSNSKSYKLGSREIGFSEGNMRNGKFIVRPKSVLSVEKAVEREGIGREASYDAIVIGSGIGGLVAATQLAVKGAKVLVLEKYVIPGGSSGYYERDGYTFDVGSSVMFGFSDKGNLNLITQALAAVGCEMEVIPDPTTVHFHLPNSLSVQVHREYGEFVAELTNKFPHEKEGILKFYGECWKIFNALNSLELKSLEEPIYLFGQFFQKPLECLTLAYYLPQNAGDIARKFIKDPQLLSFIDAECFIVSTVNALQTPMINASMVLCDRHFGGINYPVGGVGGISKSLAKGLVDQGSEILYKANVTNIIIDQDKAVGVRLSDGREYFAKTIISNATRWDTFGNLLKGEHLPKEEENFQKVYVKAPSFLSIHMGVKAEVLPPDTDCHHFVLENDWTRLEEPYGSIFLSIPTVLDSSLAPEGRHILHIFTTSSIEDWEGLPPKDYEAKKVLFADEIIRRLEKKLFPGLRSSIVFMEVGTPKTHRRFLARDKGTYGPMPRGTPKGLLGMPFNTTAIDGLYCVGDSCFPGQGVIAVAFSGVMCAHRVAADIGLEKKSPVLDAALLRLLGWLRTLA, encoded by the exons ATGTTCGTCTCCCACACACTTTCCATGCCTTTATTTGGGCACAATTCCCAGTTTTTCATTCACCAAAATACCACACGATTGGGTACTATAACACCCACTaatcaaaatcacaaatttcagtttttctttACTCAAAACTGCGTAGGTTTAAGCGGTCACAAGCTCTGTGACTTGAATTCTCAGTTTTTTGATGAGTGTTATGCTAAAAAGTCAAATAGAATCCGACCCAGAAGTCAAAAACACAAGCTTTTATCTCTTAGACATGCTAAAACCTTAGTTGTCAATGATTACCAGCCAAATAGCATGGAATTGTGTTTTCACAGTATCACACAGTTGGGCACTTCCAGACCCAGAAATTTAGAGAGCAAGTTTCTATCTGGTGGTCCTCTGAGAACTTCAAACTCCAAAAGTTACAAGCTTGGTAGTAGAGAAATTGGGTTTTCAGAGGGGAATATGAGAAATGGGAAATTCATAGTGAGGCCAAAGTCAGTATTGAGTGTAGAAAAAGCGGTAGAGAGAGAAGGAATAGGTAGAGAGGCTTCTTATGATGCGATTGTTATTGGTTCTGGGATTGGAGGGTTGGTTGCGGCAACACAGTTGGCAGTGAAGGGAGCTAAGGTTTTGGTTTTGGAGAAGTATGTGATCCCTGGTGGGAGCTCTGGCTATTACGAGAGAGATGGCTATACTTTTGATGTTGGGTCTTCTGTAATGTTTGGTTTCAGTGACAAG GGGAATCTAAATTTGATAACCCAAGCATTGGCAGCAGTTGGATGTGAgatggaggtgatacctgatcCAACTACTGTCCATTTCCATTTACCCAATAGCTTGTCTGTCCAGGTGCACAGAGAATATGGTGAATTTGTTGCAGAACTCACCAATAAGTTTCCCCATGAGAAGGAAGGGATCCTCAAGTTCTATGGTGAATGCTGGAAG ATTTTCAATGCCTTGAACTCATTGGAATTGAAGTCACTTGAGGAGCCAATCTACctttttggacaattttttcAGAAGCCTCTCGAATGCTTGACACTTG CCTATTATTTGCCTCAAAATGCCGGAGATATAGCTCGAAAATTCATTAAGGATCCCCAGTTATTGTCTTTCATAGATGCAGAG TGTTTCATAGTGAGCACAGTCAATGCTTTGCAGACACCAATGATCAATGCAAGCATG GTTCTATGTGACAGACATTTTGGAGGGATTAACTACCCTGTTGGTGGTGTCGGTGGAATTTCAAAGTCCTTAGCAAAAGGCCTGGTTGATCAAGGCAGTGAAATACTTTACAAGGCAAATGTGACTAACATTATAATTGATCAGGACAAAGCT GTAGGAGTTAGGTTGTCAGATGGAAGGGAGTATTTTGCCAAAACCATAATATCAAATGCTACTAGATGGGATACTTTCG GAAATCTCTTAAAAGGAGAACACCttccaaaagaagaagaaaattttcagaAAGTTTATGTTAAGGCACCATCTTTTCTTTCCATTCACATGGGGGTTAAAGCTGAAGTGCTGCCACCAGATACTGATTGCCACCATTTTGTTCTTGAG aatgattgGACAAGGTTAGAAGAGCCATATGGAAGTATATTTTTGAGCATTCCAACTGTCCTCGATTCATCATTGGCTCCAGAAGGACGTCATATTCTTCACATCTTTACCACTTCTTCCATAGAGGACTGGGAG GGTCTTCCTCCAAAAGACTATGAGGCAAAGAAGGTgctttttgcagatgaaatcATTAGAAGATTGGAGAAAAAACTATTTCCGGGGCTGAGATCATCAATTGTTTTTATGGAG GTGGGAACACCAAAGACACACAGACGATTCCTGGCTCGTGATAAGGGTACCTACGGACCAATGCCACGCGGAACTCCTAAGGGATTACTAGGAATGCCATTCAATACAACT GCTATAGATGGTCTTTACTGTGTTGGCGATAGCTGCTTTCCGGGACAAGGTGTTATAGCTGTGGCCTTTTCAGGAGTAATGTGTGCCCACCGAGTAGCTGCTGATATTG GGCTTGAGAAGAAGTCCCCAGTATTAGATGCTGCCCTCCTTCGACTTCTTGGATGGTTAAGGACATTGGCATGA